One window of Azospirillaceae bacterium genomic DNA carries:
- the tssE gene encoding type VI secretion system baseplate subunit TssE, whose protein sequence is MPAPSPATIVPSVLDRLLQPVEGPSARQPGWNAAVTQLKQSIRRDLEAMLNTRRRPGKLGRDVAELLRSPLRYGIPDFTALNMAAKERQAAFGQALETAIRDFEPRLSGVAVTLLNSDSGLDRTLRFRVEAVIRVEPSPEPIVFESVLDPVSQTFSIKGDVHA, encoded by the coding sequence ATGCCGGCCCCGTCGCCCGCCACCATCGTCCCGTCCGTGCTGGACCGGCTGTTGCAGCCGGTGGAGGGGCCTAGCGCGCGCCAGCCCGGCTGGAACGCTGCCGTCACCCAGCTGAAGCAGTCCATCCGCCGGGATCTGGAGGCGATGCTGAACACCCGCCGGCGGCCGGGCAAGCTGGGCCGGGACGTGGCGGAACTGCTGCGGTCGCCCTTGCGGTACGGCATCCCCGACTTCACCGCCCTGAACATGGCGGCCAAGGAACGGCAGGCCGCCTTCGGCCAGGCGCTGGAAACCGCCATCCGTGATTTCGAACCGCGCCTCAGCGGCGTGGCCGTGACCCTGCTGAACAGCGACAGCGGCCTGGACCGCACCCTGCGTTTCCGGGTGGAGGCGGTGATCCGGGTCGAGCCGTCGCCCGAGCCCATCGTCTTCGAATCCGTGCTGGACCCCGTCAGCCAGACCTTCTCCATCAAGGGCGATGTCCATGCCTGA
- the tagF gene encoding type VI secretion system-associated protein TagF, which produces MSSVLLNTAAVAAVSTREPGFFGKIPARGDFVSRRLDPSVVRPLDEWLQASLATSQRQMGEGWLPSYLDTPVWRFVLGPGVCGDTTIAGVLMPSVDRVGRYFPLVLAVPLPGCMAPTRLIESGRAWFDKVEDLALTSLDDSFDFDGFDAAARNLGLPPYDTTRGPAESNAFRVGLNSGTLNGAVNGQAPMAAAYGQLLDQVLIGFNNSFSLWWTSGSDKVASSLLISPGLPAPQNYAAFMDGRWERWGWERPADTSLHLADEDLPILLLRPVVELPGHGRTHAGTRRTINQDALLLRPDLGLWCVADGLGGHSAGEVASALTVKSLSSVLPPLSYGGFVEEVREALLDANDMLRDQAALLGDQALIASTAVVLLIYANRFNCLWVGDSRIYLLRDGHLRQLTADHVAAGINNQQRATMLVTRAVGAADTLEIDMVQDVVQAGDRFLLCSDGVTKVLDDPEIAALLKGMPPREAVDALIENILVSGAPDNLTAIVVDVPSVAQSTAPTAPYVPPVAAPQAGAPVLIEDVPPGGAE; this is translated from the coding sequence TTGTCCAGTGTCCTTCTAAACACCGCCGCCGTCGCCGCCGTCTCAACCCGGGAGCCTGGCTTCTTCGGCAAGATCCCGGCCAGGGGCGACTTCGTCTCGCGCCGTCTGGACCCGTCGGTCGTGCGTCCGCTGGACGAATGGCTGCAGGCCTCGCTGGCCACCAGCCAGCGGCAGATGGGCGAGGGGTGGCTGCCCAGCTACCTGGACACGCCGGTCTGGCGTTTCGTCCTGGGGCCGGGGGTCTGTGGCGACACCACCATCGCCGGGGTGCTGATGCCCAGCGTCGACCGGGTGGGGCGCTACTTCCCCCTGGTGCTGGCCGTCCCGCTGCCAGGGTGCATGGCACCCACCCGCCTGATCGAAAGCGGCCGGGCGTGGTTCGACAAGGTCGAGGATCTGGCCCTGACCTCGCTGGACGACAGCTTCGACTTTGACGGCTTCGACGCCGCCGCCCGCAATCTGGGCCTGCCGCCCTATGACACCACGCGCGGGCCGGCCGAAAGCAACGCCTTCCGCGTGGGGCTCAACAGCGGCACGCTGAACGGGGCGGTGAACGGCCAGGCGCCCATGGCCGCCGCCTATGGCCAGTTGCTGGACCAGGTGCTGATCGGCTTCAACAACAGCTTCAGCCTGTGGTGGACCTCGGGCTCGGACAAGGTCGCCTCATCCCTGCTGATCTCCCCCGGCCTGCCGGCGCCGCAGAACTACGCGGCCTTCATGGACGGCCGCTGGGAACGCTGGGGCTGGGAACGGCCGGCCGACACCTCGCTGCACCTGGCGGATGAGGATCTGCCCATCCTGCTGCTGCGGCCGGTGGTGGAACTGCCGGGCCATGGCCGCACCCATGCCGGCACCCGCCGTACCATCAACCAGGACGCCCTGCTGCTGCGCCCCGATCTGGGCCTGTGGTGCGTGGCCGACGGGCTGGGCGGCCATTCGGCGGGCGAGGTCGCCAGCGCGCTGACGGTCAAGTCGCTGTCCAGCGTGCTGCCGCCCCTGTCCTACGGGGGTTTCGTGGAAGAGGTGCGCGAGGCGCTGCTGGACGCCAACGACATGCTGCGCGACCAGGCGGCCTTGCTGGGCGACCAGGCGCTGATCGCGTCCACCGCCGTGGTGCTGCTGATCTACGCCAACCGCTTCAACTGCCTGTGGGTGGGCGACAGCCGCATCTACCTGCTGCGCGACGGCCATCTGCGCCAGCTGACGGCGGACCACGTCGCCGCCGGCATCAACAACCAGCAGCGCGCCACCATGCTGGTCACCCGCGCCGTCGGGGCCGCCGACACGCTGGAGATCGACATGGTCCAGGACGTGGTGCAGGCGGGCGACCGTTTCCTGCTGTGCAGCGACGGCGTCACCAAGGTGCTGGACGATCCGGAGATCGCGGCCCTGCTGAAAGGTATGCCCCCGCGTGAGGCGGTGGACGCCCTGATCGAGAACATCCTGGTCAGTGGTGCTCCCGACAATCTGACCGCCATCGTGGTCGATGTGCCCAGCGTGGCCCAGTCGACTGCCCCGACCGCGCCATACGTTCCGCCGGTGGCGGCGCCGCAGGCCGGCGCGCCGGTGCTGATTGAGGATGTGCCGCCGGGGGGTGCCGAATGA
- the tssB gene encoding type VI secretion system contractile sheath small subunit, which translates to MASVHDKLERVRKPRVHIKYEVETDGAMVEKELPFVVGVLGDFSGDPTEDLKPLKDRKFIQIDRDNFNEILARMKPSLALRVRNELEDDDSEMAVELSFSSLEDMEPGQIVRQVPALRKLLETRNQLRDLLTKADRSTQLEDLLESILQDDAQLRKLSQQLGVATEEVK; encoded by the coding sequence ATGGCCAGTGTTCATGACAAGCTCGAGCGGGTTCGCAAGCCGCGCGTGCACATCAAGTACGAGGTCGAGACCGATGGCGCGATGGTCGAGAAGGAGCTGCCCTTCGTGGTCGGCGTCCTGGGCGACTTCTCCGGCGATCCGACGGAGGATTTGAAGCCGCTGAAGGACCGCAAGTTCATCCAGATCGACCGCGACAACTTCAACGAGATCCTGGCGCGCATGAAGCCGTCCCTGGCCTTGCGGGTGCGCAATGAGCTGGAGGACGACGACAGCGAGATGGCGGTGGAGTTGAGCTTCTCCTCCCTGGAGGACATGGAGCCCGGCCAGATCGTCCGCCAGGTGCCGGCCCTGCGCAAGCTGTTGGAGACGCGCAACCAGCTGCGCGACCTGCTGACCAAGGCCGACCGCTCGACCCAGCTGGAAGACCTGCTGGAATCCATTCTTCAGGATGACGCCCAGCTGCGCAAACTGTCGCAGCAGTTGGGTGTCGCCACCGAGGAGGTGAAGTGA
- the tssA gene encoding type VI secretion system protein TssA → MDTVTVAPAATSILDLDALLAPLPGDAPCGLDLREHAGGDAVYFQLKDLRAAARAIERRADSDDEAQSSLAEWQRIHQLGTVALRDRTKDLEIAVWMTEAAVRLDGFGGLRDGFRLIAGLVERYWDGVFPQPDEDGIAVRLSPIGGLNGHGAEGTLIQPIRKVPLVPEDGDAGFAYWHYALAQRASQTPDTRNRPGRKPPPTLDELRQRAAQAPVAAKRRTLTEVRACRQAFRDLDRLLTERCGGEAPPTSTIANILEEVEDAVVFLTGLAEEEAAPAAEAAATPKADAAAEDQGHDGPRRPAKGITSREEALSLLDEIGQYFRRTEPHSPLSYTIADLVRRGRMPLPDLLAELLQDAGARNSLLTAAGIRPVQNSGQ, encoded by the coding sequence ATGGATACCGTGACCGTGGCGCCTGCCGCCACCTCCATCCTGGATCTGGACGCGCTGCTGGCGCCGCTGCCGGGCGATGCTCCCTGCGGGCTGGATCTGCGCGAGCATGCCGGCGGCGATGCCGTCTATTTCCAGCTGAAGGATTTGCGCGCCGCCGCCCGCGCCATCGAGCGGCGGGCGGATTCCGATGATGAGGCCCAGTCCTCGCTGGCGGAATGGCAGCGCATCCACCAGTTGGGCACGGTCGCCCTGCGCGACCGCACCAAGGATCTGGAAATCGCGGTGTGGATGACCGAGGCCGCCGTGCGCCTGGACGGCTTCGGCGGCCTGCGCGATGGCTTCCGCCTGATCGCCGGCCTGGTGGAGCGCTATTGGGACGGCGTCTTCCCCCAGCCGGATGAGGACGGCATCGCCGTGCGCCTGTCCCCCATCGGCGGCCTGAACGGCCATGGGGCGGAAGGCACCCTGATCCAGCCCATCCGCAAGGTGCCGCTGGTGCCGGAGGACGGCGACGCCGGCTTCGCCTATTGGCACTACGCCCTGGCGCAGCGGGCCAGCCAGACGCCGGACACCCGCAACCGCCCGGGCCGCAAGCCGCCGCCCACGCTGGACGAGTTGCGCCAGCGCGCGGCCCAGGCGCCGGTGGCCGCCAAGCGCCGCACCCTGACCGAGGTGCGCGCCTGCCGCCAGGCCTTCCGCGACCTGGACCGGCTGTTGACGGAGCGCTGCGGCGGCGAGGCGCCGCCCACCTCCACCATCGCCAACATCCTGGAGGAGGTGGAGGATGCCGTCGTGTTCCTGACCGGCTTGGCCGAGGAGGAGGCGGCGCCGGCCGCCGAGGCCGCCGCCACTCCCAAGGCCGACGCTGCCGCCGAGGATCAGGGGCATGACGGCCCCCGCCGCCCGGCCAAGGGCATCACCAGCCGGGAAGAGGCGCTGAGCCTGCTGGATGAGATCGGACAGTATTTCCGGCGGACGGAACCGCATTCGCCGCTGTCCTACACCATCGCGGACCTGGTCCGGCGCGGGCGCATGCCCTTGCCCGACCTGCTGGCGGAACTGCTGCAGGACGCCGGCGCCCGCAACAGCCTGCTGACCGCCGCCGGCATCCGGCCGGTCCAGAATTCAGGACAATAG
- a CDS encoding type VI secretion system accessory protein TagJ, with translation MSQDAVSNLLEAGDLTGAIAAATAQVQKAPTDTGARYLLAELLCAAGQLERADTQLTVVLNQDPGSMVPVSLLRQLIRAETARQDWHRAGRPPEFLTEVPPAARLHLEAGVKARDGDGQGAAQSWGEAESLRRPHAGRHKDAVFADFRDLDDACGGLLEVLSADGKYFWVALDDVGGLDFQPPKRLSELLWRPARLTLRDGTAGTVYVPLVYAGVTPETDQERLGRVTDWVERDGAVLGRGQRCFLVGDEAVGLLDLTSLRFTEALSDEEAA, from the coding sequence ATGAGCCAAGACGCCGTTTCCAACCTTCTCGAGGCCGGTGACCTGACGGGCGCCATCGCCGCCGCCACCGCCCAGGTGCAGAAGGCGCCCACCGACACCGGCGCCCGTTATCTGCTGGCGGAATTGCTGTGCGCGGCGGGGCAGCTGGAACGCGCCGACACCCAGCTGACCGTGGTGCTGAACCAGGATCCCGGTTCCATGGTGCCGGTGTCGCTGCTCCGCCAGTTGATTCGGGCGGAGACGGCGCGCCAGGATTGGCACCGCGCCGGCCGCCCGCCGGAATTCCTGACGGAGGTGCCGCCCGCCGCCCGCCTGCACCTGGAGGCCGGGGTGAAGGCCCGGGACGGCGACGGGCAGGGGGCGGCACAGTCTTGGGGCGAGGCCGAAAGCCTGCGCCGTCCGCACGCCGGCCGGCACAAGGATGCCGTCTTCGCCGACTTCCGCGACCTGGACGATGCCTGCGGCGGCCTGCTGGAGGTGCTTAGCGCCGATGGCAAGTATTTCTGGGTGGCACTGGACGATGTCGGCGGCCTGGACTTCCAGCCACCCAAGCGTTTGTCGGAACTGCTGTGGCGGCCGGCGCGCCTGACCCTGCGCGATGGCACCGCCGGCACCGTCTACGTGCCCCTGGTCTATGCCGGCGTGACGCCGGAGACGGACCAGGAGCGTCTGGGCCGCGTCACCGACTGGGTGGAACGCGACGGTGCCGTCCTGGGCCGGGGGCAGCGCTGCTTCCTGGTGGGGGATGAGGCCGTTGGGCTCTTGGACCTGACCAGCCTGCGCTTCACCGAGGCGCTGTCGGATGAGGAGGCCGCGTAA
- the tssF gene encoding type VI secretion system baseplate subunit TssF, protein MPDTFLSLYNQELAAIRRAATRFAGEHPKVAGHLRISPTTVDDPHVARLIESFAYLTARVRQKLDDDFPELTDAMLGVLYPHLMTPLPSMSIVQMKAAPELTGCFTVPRGAALETEAVRGEPCRFQTTMPAEVWPVEVTAASLAALPAAAPLVNAARTAKAVLRLKISSTAQGMGLTDLGVDRLRFFLSGPPELSYTLHELLLNNVVGMAVVEDVNDPHPVELGPDHLKSVGFEPEDGMVPYGAQSFVGYRLLSELFAFPEKFLFVDLHGLSARTLRGVGQHAEIYIYLDRAWPEGERLVRPQVFALGCAPVVNLFRQSAEPIILGHDATEYLVQADARRPEAREIYAIERVRASSPRGEKVEFLPLYGNHHGTDPARHQHFWHTMRRQRGARDRSSELFISLVDLGLNPNAPPDWTVSIETVCFNRDLPAQLPFGGGHPRFHLTDGGPVSGVACLTPPTAVVRPQMGDGARWRLISHLNLNHLSLIDGADGSGAAALRELLKLYDLKDTPETRAIIEAVTSVDNRRATARAPHADFAALCRGVDIDLVLDPERAGAMGIFLPAAVLERFFALYASINSFTRLTLRAKGRKEALVRWGARIGEKVTA, encoded by the coding sequence ATGCCTGATACCTTCCTGTCCCTTTACAACCAGGAACTGGCGGCCATCCGGCGGGCGGCGACGCGCTTCGCGGGTGAGCATCCCAAGGTGGCGGGCCATCTGCGCATCAGCCCGACGACGGTGGACGACCCCCACGTCGCCCGCCTGATCGAATCCTTCGCCTATCTGACGGCGCGGGTGCGGCAGAAGCTGGATGACGATTTCCCGGAACTGACCGACGCCATGCTGGGGGTGCTGTACCCCCACCTGATGACGCCGCTGCCGTCCATGTCCATCGTGCAGATGAAGGCGGCCCCCGAGCTGACCGGCTGTTTCACCGTGCCGCGCGGGGCGGCGCTGGAGACGGAAGCCGTGCGGGGAGAGCCCTGCCGCTTCCAGACCACCATGCCGGCGGAGGTTTGGCCGGTGGAGGTGACGGCCGCCAGCCTGGCCGCCCTACCGGCGGCGGCCCCGCTGGTCAACGCGGCGCGCACCGCCAAGGCCGTCCTGCGGCTGAAGATCAGTTCCACCGCGCAAGGCATGGGCCTGACCGATCTGGGCGTGGACCGCCTGCGTTTCTTCCTGTCCGGTCCGCCGGAGCTGTCCTACACCCTGCATGAGCTGCTGCTGAACAACGTGGTCGGCATGGCGGTGGTGGAGGATGTGAACGACCCCCATCCGGTGGAACTGGGGCCCGACCATCTGAAATCCGTGGGTTTCGAGCCCGAGGACGGCATGGTGCCCTACGGCGCCCAGTCCTTCGTGGGCTATCGCCTGCTGAGCGAGCTGTTCGCCTTTCCGGAAAAGTTCCTGTTCGTGGACCTGCACGGCCTCAGCGCCCGCACGCTGCGCGGCGTGGGCCAGCATGCCGAAATCTACATCTACCTGGACCGCGCCTGGCCGGAGGGGGAGCGCCTGGTGCGGCCCCAGGTGTTCGCCCTGGGCTGCGCCCCGGTGGTCAATCTGTTCCGTCAGTCGGCGGAGCCCATCATCCTGGGCCATGACGCCACCGAGTACTTGGTGCAGGCCGACGCCCGCCGGCCGGAGGCGCGTGAGATCTACGCCATCGAACGGGTGCGCGCTTCTTCCCCCCGGGGGGAGAAGGTGGAATTCCTGCCGCTCTACGGCAACCACCATGGCACCGATCCGGCCCGCCATCAGCATTTCTGGCACACCATGCGGCGCCAGCGCGGGGCGCGGGATCGCAGCAGCGAGTTGTTCATCTCCCTGGTCGATCTGGGCCTGAACCCCAACGCCCCGCCGGACTGGACCGTCAGCATTGAGACGGTGTGCTTCAACCGCGACCTGCCGGCGCAACTGCCCTTCGGCGGCGGCCATCCCCGCTTCCACCTGACCGACGGCGGCCCGGTGTCCGGTGTGGCCTGTCTGACGCCGCCCACGGCGGTGGTGCGGCCGCAGATGGGGGATGGGGCCCGCTGGCGCCTGATCTCCCACCTCAACCTCAACCACCTGTCGCTGATCGACGGTGCTGACGGCAGTGGGGCGGCGGCCTTGCGTGAACTGCTGAAGCTGTACGACCTGAAGGACACGCCGGAGACCCGCGCCATCATCGAGGCGGTGACCAGCGTCGACAACCGCCGCGCCACGGCCCGGGCGCCGCATGCCGACTTCGCCGCCCTGTGCCGGGGCGTGGACATCGATCTGGTGCTGGATCCGGAACGGGCGGGCGCCATGGGCATCTTCCTGCCGGCGGCGGTGCTGGAACGCTTCTTCGCGCTCTACGCCTCCATCAATTCCTTCACCCGCCTGACCCTGCGGGCCAAGGGGCGGAAGGAGGCGCTGGTGCGCTGGGGTGCCCGCATCGGCGAGAAGGTGACGGCATGA
- the tssC gene encoding type VI secretion system contractile sheath large subunit yields the protein MQQTLEAAAPGVERKIDVVEGRPVRPEAPRVWRLDLSRHPDKRLVIDQLIASIDALLTAQVNAILHHPRFQQLEASWRGLLQLTEASATTRAVKIRVLDVSWRELCRDFERAIEFDQSQLFGKVYSDEFGTPGGEPFGLLIGDYYVQHQRAADHPTDDVGTLKAIAAVAAAAFCPFVTSCSPALFGLDSFADLSNTVDLGRSFEGHEFIRWRALREADDARFVGIALPHVLMRQPYGRDPNRVDGFRFAERAGRPGAADYLWGNAAFAFATVVMRAFQQYGWFADIRGAPDDLGGGGLVDDFPGHAFASMGRASPAAAPMDVYLSDRQEKQLSDLGIVPMSRVSYLDACVFYSSQSLHAPKVYDRATASSNARLSAMLQYVLCASRFAHYIKMIGRDKIGSFATAQDFEAHLRDWLRGYCLGNDDASNSFKARYPLREAEVQVRDIVGRPGAFGCVIHLKPHFQLDDVQTSFRLVTELVGPQV from the coding sequence ATGCAGCAGACCCTTGAGGCGGCAGCCCCGGGGGTGGAGCGTAAGATCGACGTCGTGGAAGGCCGGCCCGTCCGGCCCGAAGCGCCCCGGGTTTGGCGGCTGGACCTCAGCCGCCACCCGGACAAGCGCCTGGTCATCGACCAGCTGATCGCGTCGATCGATGCCCTGCTCACGGCCCAGGTCAACGCGATCCTGCACCATCCACGCTTCCAGCAATTGGAAGCGTCGTGGCGCGGGCTGCTTCAGCTCACCGAAGCGTCGGCGACCACCCGCGCCGTCAAGATCCGCGTGCTGGACGTGTCCTGGCGCGAACTGTGCCGCGACTTCGAACGCGCCATCGAGTTCGACCAGAGCCAGCTGTTCGGCAAGGTCTACAGCGATGAGTTCGGCACGCCGGGCGGGGAGCCCTTCGGGCTGTTGATCGGCGACTATTACGTCCAGCACCAGCGGGCCGCCGACCACCCCACCGACGACGTGGGCACGCTGAAGGCCATCGCGGCGGTGGCGGCCGCCGCCTTCTGCCCCTTCGTCACCAGCTGTTCGCCGGCCCTGTTCGGCCTGGACAGCTTCGCCGACCTGTCCAACACGGTGGACCTCGGCCGCTCGTTCGAGGGGCATGAGTTCATCCGCTGGCGGGCCCTGCGGGAGGCGGACGACGCCCGTTTCGTCGGCATCGCCCTGCCGCACGTGCTGATGCGCCAGCCCTATGGCCGCGACCCCAACCGGGTGGACGGTTTCCGCTTCGCCGAGCGGGCGGGGCGGCCGGGTGCTGCTGATTACCTGTGGGGCAACGCCGCCTTCGCCTTCGCCACCGTGGTGATGCGCGCCTTCCAGCAGTACGGTTGGTTCGCCGACATCCGCGGCGCGCCGGACGATCTGGGCGGTGGCGGCCTAGTGGACGACTTCCCCGGCCATGCCTTCGCCAGTATGGGACGGGCGTCGCCGGCGGCGGCCCCCATGGACGTCTACCTGTCCGACCGGCAGGAAAAGCAGCTGAGCGACCTGGGCATCGTGCCCATGTCACGGGTCAGCTACCTGGACGCCTGCGTCTTCTACAGCAGCCAGTCGCTGCACGCGCCCAAGGTCTATGACCGCGCCACCGCCTCGTCCAACGCGCGGCTGTCGGCCATGCTGCAGTACGTGCTCTGCGCCTCGCGCTTCGCGCACTACATCAAGATGATCGGTCGGGACAAGATCGGCTCCTTCGCCACGGCGCAGGATTTCGAGGCGCATTTGCGCGATTGGCTGCGCGGCTATTGCCTGGGCAACGACGACGCCAGCAACAGCTTCAAGGCGCGCTATCCGCTGCGTGAGGCCGAGGTGCAGGTCCGCGACATTGTTGGCCGGCCGGGCGCCTTCGGCTGCGTCATCCACCTGAAACCGCATTTCCAGCTCGACGATGTCCAGACCAGCTTCCGCCTGGTCACGGAACTCGTCGGCCCCCAGGTCTGA
- a CDS encoding serine/threonine-protein kinase, with protein MSQAVLTPTASTVPPPPELGQEAPLQPDEMTSLLMSPQTPDELTRFAPAELTELMLSAEEEALPEVAPAPALPKVPTRDVVETQMAGLIANVLAEARRAGLDEVGSMDLLGNARGMLDRYIQSAQRPWEDEPEAPKANPTASSVVPGATLLNTFVVRTLLARGGMGEIYRVRHRDLKTDHAVKVIIPEYRDDAKIVSLFHEEGRLLQRVRHDAVVSCGGLFRDADGRSMLVLEYVDGPSLSYFLRRGPLGLTALEALLRRLGAGLAAIHAVGLVHRDVSPDNILLPGDNPAAAKIIDFGVAREMRNGATPRDGLDFAGKFSFASPEQLGMHGGAIGVASDIYSLGLVILAAARGEKLPMGQTVEEATAARRHVPALDAVPDRLRGLVQAMLQPDPKRRPADLAQLLRALDTASAPARKGGFMGWLRPILGKGA; from the coding sequence ATGAGCCAGGCCGTCTTGACCCCCACCGCCTCCACTGTTCCGCCGCCGCCAGAGTTGGGGCAGGAGGCGCCCTTGCAGCCGGACGAGATGACCTCGCTGCTCATGAGTCCGCAGACGCCGGATGAGCTGACGCGCTTCGCCCCGGCCGAACTGACCGAGCTGATGCTGTCGGCCGAGGAAGAGGCGTTGCCCGAGGTGGCCCCGGCCCCGGCCCTGCCGAAGGTGCCGACCCGTGACGTGGTCGAAACCCAGATGGCCGGCCTGATCGCCAACGTCCTGGCGGAGGCGCGCCGCGCCGGCCTGGACGAGGTCGGGTCCATGGACCTGCTGGGCAACGCCCGTGGCATGCTGGATCGCTATATCCAGTCGGCCCAGCGCCCGTGGGAGGATGAGCCGGAGGCGCCCAAGGCCAACCCCACCGCGTCCTCGGTGGTGCCGGGCGCCACCTTGCTGAACACCTTCGTCGTGCGCACCCTGCTGGCCCGTGGCGGCATGGGGGAGATCTACCGGGTCCGCCATCGCGACCTGAAGACCGACCACGCGGTCAAGGTCATCATCCCCGAATATCGCGACGACGCGAAGATCGTGAGCCTGTTCCATGAGGAAGGCCGCCTGTTGCAACGGGTGCGCCATGACGCCGTGGTCAGCTGCGGCGGCCTGTTCCGCGACGCCGACGGCCGGTCCATGCTGGTGCTGGAATATGTCGACGGGCCGTCGCTGTCCTATTTCCTGCGGCGTGGCCCCCTGGGCCTGACGGCGCTGGAGGCCTTGCTGCGCCGCCTGGGCGCCGGGCTGGCGGCCATCCACGCCGTCGGCCTGGTGCATCGCGACGTGTCGCCGGACAACATCCTGCTGCCGGGCGACAACCCGGCCGCCGCCAAGATCATCGATTTCGGCGTGGCACGGGAGATGCGCAACGGCGCCACGCCGCGCGATGGCCTGGACTTCGCCGGCAAGTTCTCCTTCGCCTCGCCGGAACAGTTGGGCATGCACGGCGGCGCCATCGGCGTGGCGTCCGACATCTACAGCCTGGGCCTGGTCATCCTCGCCGCCGCGCGGGGGGAAAAGCTGCCCATGGGCCAGACGGTGGAGGAGGCGACGGCGGCCCGCCGGCACGTGCCGGCGCTGGACGCCGTGCCCGACCGCCTGCGCGGCCTGGTGCAGGCCATGCTGCAACCCGACCCGAAGCGCCGCCCGGCCGACCTGGCCCAGTTGCTGCGCGCCCTGGACACCGCCAGCGCCCCCGCCCGCAAGGGTGGATTCATGGGCTGGCTGCGTCCCATCCTGGGAAAGGGGGCGTGA
- the tssC gene encoding type VI secretion system contractile sheath large subunit codes for MTDTLTVSRDEAATLDSVSLLDQAIGATKQTEPARVQELLRTLTEEALSGTVTYSRNLTLTLTEAVKAIDAKLSKQLAAIMHHPEFLKLEGSWRGLHHLVMNTETSANLKVRVLNVRKRELMKDLSKAVEFDQSELFKKLYENEFGTPGGEPYGMLIGDYEFTNHPEDVQMLTSISSISAAAFAPFVTAASPKLFGFQDYQELAKPRDLEKIFDSAEYTQWRGFRDSEDSRFVTLTLPRVLARLPYGSGTLTVDDFNYEEGPMDGAGKAQALDHSEYCWMNASYVLGARATEAFSKYGWCTAIRGAEGGGKVENLPTHVFVSDDGDPDQKCPTEIGITDRRDAELGKMGFLPLCHYKNTDYAVFFGAQTAQKPKKYDRPDATANAAISARLPYMMATSRFAHYLKVMARDKIGSFLEVEDCEAWLNRWINNYVNANEGAGQEMKAAYPLREAKITVKEIPGKPGSYNAIAWLRPWLQMEELTTSLRMVARIPSKL; via the coding sequence ATGACCGACACGCTGACCGTATCCCGCGACGAAGCCGCCACCCTCGACAGCGTCTCGCTGCTGGACCAGGCCATCGGCGCCACCAAGCAGACGGAGCCGGCCCGGGTGCAGGAACTGCTGCGCACCCTGACGGAAGAGGCGCTGTCCGGCACGGTGACCTACAGCCGCAACCTGACGCTGACCCTGACGGAGGCGGTGAAGGCCATCGACGCCAAGCTGTCCAAGCAGCTGGCGGCCATCATGCACCACCCGGAGTTCCTGAAGCTGGAAGGCAGCTGGCGGGGCCTGCACCACCTGGTGATGAACACCGAAACCAGCGCCAATCTGAAGGTCCGCGTCCTGAACGTGCGCAAGCGCGAACTGATGAAGGACCTGTCCAAGGCGGTGGAGTTCGACCAGAGCGAACTGTTCAAGAAGCTGTACGAGAACGAGTTCGGCACGCCGGGCGGTGAGCCTTACGGCATGCTGATCGGCGACTATGAGTTCACCAACCACCCCGAGGATGTGCAGATGCTGACCAGCATCTCCAGCATCTCGGCGGCGGCGTTCGCCCCCTTCGTCACCGCGGCCAGCCCCAAGCTGTTCGGCTTCCAGGACTATCAGGAACTGGCCAAGCCCCGCGACCTGGAGAAGATTTTCGATTCCGCCGAATACACCCAGTGGCGCGGCTTCCGCGACAGCGAGGACAGCCGTTTCGTCACCCTGACCTTGCCGCGCGTCCTGGCCCGTCTGCCCTACGGCAGCGGCACCCTGACGGTGGACGACTTCAATTACGAGGAAGGTCCGATGGATGGCGCCGGCAAGGCCCAGGCCCTGGACCATTCCGAATATTGCTGGATGAACGCCTCCTACGTCCTGGGCGCGCGCGCCACCGAGGCCTTCTCCAAATACGGCTGGTGCACCGCCATCCGTGGCGCCGAAGGGGGCGGCAAGGTGGAGAACCTGCCCACCCACGTCTTCGTCAGCGATGACGGCGATCCCGACCAGAAGTGCCCGACGGAGATCGGCATCACCGACCGCCGCGACGCCGAACTGGGCAAGATGGGTTTCCTGCCGCTGTGCCATTACAAGAACACCGACTACGCCGTGTTCTTCGGGGCCCAGACGGCGCAGAAGCCCAAGAAGTACGACCGCCCGGACGCCACGGCCAACGCCGCCATCTCCGCCCGTCTGCCCTACATGATGGCGACCTCGCGTTTCGCCCATTACCTGAAGGTGATGGCGCGCGACAAGATCGGTTCCTTCCTGGAGGTCGAGGATTGCGAGGCCTGGCTGAACCGCTGGATCAACAACTACGTGAACGCCAACGAAGGGGCGGGCCAGGAAATGAAGGCCGCCTATCCCTTGCGTGAGGCCAAGATCACGGTGAAGGAGATCCCGGGCAAGCCCGGCTCATACAACGCCATCGCCTGGCTGCGGCCCTGGCTGCAGATGGAAGAGCTGACGACCTCCCTGCGCATGGTGGCGCGGATACCGAGCAAGCTCTGA